In a genomic window of Halobiforma lacisalsi AJ5:
- the kynU gene encoding kynureninase, protein MDPDSGFDGDRTHDDGVDYARNRDADDPLAEFRDRFDVPGEIYLDGNSLGPISDAAEASLDRAVEEWRELGIEGWTEADRPWFWYGESLGEDLAPLVGADPDEVVVANSTTVNIHTLVGTFLEALEDRPPGILVNELDFPTDHYAIRAQLRQRGYDPDEHLHLVESRDGRTIDETAVVDALEAHDIGIVFMPSVLYRSGQLLDVERITAAAHDHGALAGFDLAHSVGVVPHDCSSHGVDFAVWCSYKYLNAGPGSIAGLYVDERHHGKTPALAGWWGHEKETQFELRETFTPADSAGGWQIGTVPVLSAAPLAGALEIVHEAGIDAIREKSLALTSYLISLVDENLTDLGCSVATPREPERRGGHVAITHPEAERVSEALRDRGLVVDFRPPNVIRVCPAPLYTGFEDVWEFAEGLREILVDREYEDIQADSTVS, encoded by the coding sequence ATGGACCCCGACTCCGGTTTCGACGGAGACCGAACGCACGACGACGGCGTGGACTACGCCCGTAATCGGGACGCCGACGATCCTCTCGCCGAGTTCCGGGACCGGTTCGACGTCCCCGGCGAGATCTACCTCGACGGGAACTCGCTCGGGCCCATCTCGGACGCCGCCGAGGCGTCACTCGATCGGGCGGTCGAGGAGTGGCGGGAACTCGGCATCGAGGGCTGGACCGAGGCCGACCGTCCCTGGTTCTGGTACGGCGAGTCGCTGGGCGAGGACCTCGCGCCGCTGGTCGGCGCCGACCCCGACGAGGTGGTCGTCGCGAACTCGACGACGGTCAACATCCACACCCTCGTGGGGACGTTCCTGGAAGCCCTCGAGGATCGCCCGCCGGGGATTCTCGTCAACGAACTCGACTTCCCGACGGACCACTACGCGATCCGGGCACAGTTGCGCCAGCGCGGGTACGACCCCGACGAGCACCTCCACCTCGTCGAGAGCCGGGACGGGCGAACGATCGACGAGACCGCCGTCGTCGACGCGCTCGAGGCACACGACATCGGCATCGTGTTCATGCCGTCGGTGCTCTACCGGAGCGGTCAGTTGCTCGACGTCGAGCGGATCACCGCGGCGGCCCACGACCACGGTGCGCTCGCCGGGTTCGACCTCGCCCACTCGGTCGGCGTCGTTCCACACGACTGCTCGAGTCACGGCGTCGACTTCGCGGTCTGGTGTAGCTACAAGTACCTCAACGCGGGCCCCGGTTCGATCGCCGGCCTCTACGTCGACGAGCGCCACCACGGGAAGACCCCTGCGTTGGCGGGGTGGTGGGGCCACGAGAAGGAAACGCAGTTCGAACTCCGCGAGACGTTTACCCCCGCGGACTCGGCCGGCGGGTGGCAGATCGGCACCGTGCCGGTCCTCAGCGCCGCACCCCTCGCGGGGGCGCTCGAGATCGTTCACGAGGCCGGGATCGACGCGATCCGGGAGAAATCGCTCGCGCTGACGTCGTACCTGATCTCGCTGGTCGACGAGAACCTCACGGACCTGGGGTGTTCGGTCGCTACCCCTCGAGAACCCGAGCGGCGCGGCGGCCACGTGGCGATCACCCACCCCGAGGCGGAGCGAGTTAGCGAAGCCCTGCGAGACCGCGGTCTCGTGGTCGATTTCCGCCCGCCGAACGTGATCCGGGTCTGCCCGGCACCGCTGTACACCGGCTTCGAGGACGTCTGGGAGTTCGCAGAGGGCCTGCGGGAGATCCTCGTCGACCGCGAGTACGAGGACATCCAGGCCGACAGTACGGTGAGTTAG
- a CDS encoding outer membrane protein assembly factor BamB family protein — MNRRELLATVSVSLAGVAGCLNGEDAGPFGESPDNGTAADDDGEAPGGNAVQWTYQTSGSIRNQPTLQDGIVYLSGGTNERAKSNKEHVRPERSENVYALTADAGAEQWQYEAPAGVTSSPIVRDGVFVVTGWSAGTHGIEQQLVRLDDGSETWTTEEHDRYLHLLDSSDGAVYLGTSDDEYGIQGEELFAIRASDGDQYWSTETGDTTDATINGDTLYSVAGGRRTTAFAVNDGDERWHRDMRPGTDDVRVFDDALYLISEQENENGNYPVVAVSASEGSERWRFSVPVDEPFVPTGAVASGDAVYITEYGGWLFGVDRADGSENWRYSADSDTRDPPVVVDDMVYLASKNGGVHAVDGTTGDREWKRTVPGQVRIVAGNQQGVIVRGGKEEGMQHLRAYAPDGTEQWSLSHPEHLTRPAVDGTRAIVGTRSGYVAALAEQ, encoded by the coding sequence ATGAATCGCAGAGAACTGCTGGCTACCGTTTCTGTATCGCTGGCCGGGGTCGCTGGCTGTCTAAACGGAGAAGACGCTGGTCCGTTCGGCGAATCACCCGATAACGGAACGGCTGCCGACGACGACGGCGAGGCGCCCGGCGGTAATGCTGTCCAGTGGACATACCAGACGAGCGGTTCGATACGCAACCAGCCAACGCTTCAAGACGGTATCGTCTACCTTAGTGGCGGGACCAACGAGAGAGCGAAAAGCAACAAGGAACACGTTCGGCCGGAGAGGAGCGAGAACGTCTATGCACTCACAGCGGATGCTGGTGCCGAGCAGTGGCAGTATGAAGCACCAGCGGGGGTCACGTCGTCTCCGATCGTCCGAGACGGCGTCTTCGTCGTCACCGGGTGGAGCGCTGGAACACACGGTATCGAGCAGCAACTCGTCCGCCTCGATGACGGTTCGGAAACGTGGACGACGGAGGAACACGACCGATACCTCCATCTACTGGATAGTAGCGACGGGGCTGTTTACCTCGGCACCTCGGACGACGAATACGGGATCCAGGGAGAGGAACTATTCGCTATCCGGGCGAGCGACGGTGATCAATACTGGTCTACCGAGACCGGAGACACGACAGACGCTACCATCAACGGTGACACTCTCTACTCCGTGGCAGGCGGTCGCCGAACGACAGCATTCGCCGTCAATGACGGGGATGAGCGCTGGCACCGGGACATGCGTCCGGGGACGGACGACGTTCGGGTATTCGACGACGCCTTGTATCTGATATCCGAACAGGAAAACGAGAACGGGAATTATCCGGTCGTTGCGGTGAGTGCGAGCGAAGGAAGTGAGCGGTGGCGGTTTTCAGTACCCGTTGACGAACCGTTTGTCCCGACTGGTGCAGTCGCTTCGGGTGATGCGGTGTACATCACCGAGTACGGTGGCTGGCTGTTCGGGGTCGACCGTGCCGACGGAAGCGAGAATTGGCGGTACTCTGCCGACAGTGATACGAGAGATCCGCCGGTTGTTGTGGACGACATGGTCTATTTGGCCAGTAAGAATGGGGGAGTCCACGCAGTCGATGGAACGACTGGGGATCGGGAGTGGAAGCGAACGGTACCCGGACAAGTCAGGATCGTGGCTGGAAATCAGCAGGGAGTCATCGTCCGGGGTGGTAAAGAAGAGGGAATGCAGCATCTCCGTGCGTATGCACCGGACGGCACCGAGCAGTGGTCGTTGTCACATCCAGAGCATTTGACGCGACCTGCCGTGGACGGGACGCGGGCGATCGTCGGGACACGATCGGGATACGTGGCTGCGCTGGCAGAGCAGTAA
- a CDS encoding alpha/beta hydrolase, with the protein MDDSDEATDELDPQLADALRNGRVADLPAWHSLSVDEARRLEDEVFSAGDGPAVAEVGERRIDGPGGDFPVRIYWPAASTEGADDRLPALVFAHGGGWVLGTLDSADDLCREFATRVGAAVISVDYRLAPEHPFPAAVEDVRAALEWSHEEAASLGIDPDRLGIAGSSAGAGLAAAVALETQDLEVSPAVQLLCYPILDRDFERPSYREHADASLLSRADMEWFWEKYLADPSDVADPRAAPLRADPEALEGAPPAVIATAGHDVLRSEGVAYADRLRAVGIETRHCHYPSLAHGFLSLTDAVDRSAVAMDEVTDAAAELL; encoded by the coding sequence ATGGACGACTCCGACGAGGCGACCGACGAGTTGGACCCGCAACTCGCCGACGCCCTCCGGAACGGTCGGGTAGCCGACCTCCCCGCGTGGCACAGCCTGTCCGTCGACGAGGCGCGACGGCTCGAGGACGAGGTCTTCTCCGCGGGCGACGGGCCGGCCGTCGCGGAGGTCGGGGAGCGACGAATCGACGGTCCCGGCGGTGACTTCCCGGTGCGGATCTATTGGCCCGCCGCGTCGACCGAAGGGGCGGACGACCGACTGCCGGCGCTGGTCTTCGCCCACGGCGGCGGCTGGGTGCTCGGCACGCTCGACTCCGCCGACGACCTCTGTCGAGAGTTCGCGACGCGGGTCGGTGCCGCGGTGATCTCGGTCGACTACCGGCTGGCACCCGAACACCCCTTCCCCGCGGCAGTCGAGGACGTCCGGGCCGCCCTCGAGTGGTCCCACGAGGAGGCCGCCTCCCTCGGGATCGATCCCGACCGCCTGGGGATCGCAGGGTCCAGCGCCGGTGCCGGACTCGCGGCTGCGGTCGCGCTCGAGACCCAGGACCTCGAGGTCTCGCCGGCCGTACAACTGCTCTGTTACCCGATCCTGGACCGCGATTTCGAGCGGCCGTCGTACCGCGAGCATGCCGACGCGTCGTTGCTCTCCCGGGCCGACATGGAGTGGTTCTGGGAGAAGTACCTCGCGGACCCGTCCGACGTCGCGGATCCGCGTGCGGCTCCGCTGCGGGCCGATCCGGAGGCGCTCGAGGGCGCGCCGCCGGCCGTAATCGCGACCGCGGGCCACGACGTGCTTCGGTCCGAGGGTGTGGCCTACGCCGACCGGCTGCGGGCAGTCGGGATCGAGACGCGCCACTGTCATTACCCGTCGCTGGCCCACGGGTTCCTGAGCCTGACCGACGCCGTCGACCGTTCCGCGGTCGCGATGGACGAGGTGACCGACGCGGCCGCCGAACTACTGTAA
- the nucS gene encoding endonuclease NucS, which yields MTSPSSSSSSSSPDATPARVDTLEHPALADARDAVADGIDREALVTVFGRCTVDYDGRASSHLESGDRHVMLKPDGTSLVHTDEGQQPVNWQPPGCEHSVRYIESEAEAGDDDGVTDDRSTPRLVLESDRSTPDERLRVSFSRIFQVSSFAGSDETELALSGTEEDLRQRILEEPSLLESGFTPLATERSTPAGAVDVYGEDSAGRAVVVELKRRRVGPDAVSQLRRYVDALERDLHADADVRGVLVAPSVTDRADRLLVEHGLEFVSLEPTAD from the coding sequence GTGACGTCCCCTTCGTCCTCATCCTCGTCCTCGTCCCCAGATGCGACCCCCGCTCGAGTCGACACCCTCGAGCACCCCGCCCTCGCGGACGCCCGCGACGCGGTCGCCGATGGCATCGATCGGGAGGCACTCGTGACCGTTTTTGGACGGTGTACCGTCGACTACGACGGGCGGGCCTCGAGCCACCTCGAGAGCGGCGACAGACACGTCATGCTCAAGCCGGACGGTACGTCGCTGGTCCACACTGACGAGGGCCAGCAGCCGGTCAACTGGCAGCCGCCGGGCTGTGAGCACTCTGTCCGGTACATCGAGTCGGAAGCGGAGGCGGGGGACGACGATGGCGTGACCGACGACCGATCGACCCCGCGACTCGTCCTCGAGAGCGACCGTTCGACGCCCGACGAACGCCTTCGCGTCTCGTTCAGCCGCATCTTCCAGGTCTCGTCGTTCGCCGGCTCCGACGAGACCGAACTCGCGCTCTCCGGGACCGAGGAGGATCTCCGGCAGCGCATTCTCGAGGAACCGTCGCTGCTCGAGTCCGGGTTCACGCCGCTTGCAACCGAACGCTCCACCCCCGCGGGCGCGGTCGACGTTTACGGCGAGGACTCGGCCGGCCGAGCCGTCGTCGTGGAACTCAAGCGCCGCCGCGTCGGCCCCGACGCGGTGAGCCAGCTCCGGCGGTACGTCGACGCCCTCGAGCGGGACCTCCACGCCGACGCCGACGTTCGAGGCGTCCTCGTCGCGCCGTCGGTGACCGATCGAGCCGACCGCCTCCTCGTGGAACACGGCCTCGAGTTCGTCTCGCTCGAGCCGACGGCAGACTGA
- a CDS encoding beta-CASP ribonuclease aCPSF1: MSTVEQQLDDLEAEITSELPSDISVSSVKYEGPELVVYTRDPKKFAQKGDLIRKLASKLRKRITVRPDPSVLSRPKEAREEIMEVIPDEAGVTDLDFHADTGEVVIEAEKPGMVIGRHGSTLRDITKNVGWTPEVVRTPPIESSTVSNVRSFLKQERDDRRDILEKVGRQIHREEMSDDEYVRITTLGCCREVGRASFILSTPETRILVDCGDKPGAEGEVPYLHAPEALGAGPETIDAVVLTHAHLDHSALIPLLFKYGYDGPIYCTEPTRDLMGLLTLDYLDVAAKEGRTPPYDSEQVREAIKHTIPLEYGDVTDIAPDVKLTLHNAGHILGSAVSHFHIGDGLYNVAFSGDIHYEDTRLFNGAVNDFPRVETLVLESTYGGRNDYQTDQEDSEEKLKRVINETYDRGGKVLIPAFAVGRSQEIMLVLEEAMREGDIPSMPVHLDGMIWEATAIHTTYPEYLRDDLRDRIFHEDENPFLADEFNHIDGGEEERQDVADGEPCIILSTSGMVTGGPIMSWLSHIGPDPDSTLTFVGYQAQGTLGRRIQNGWDEIPTSEVGAMGNGGGRGTLQLNVDVETVDGFSGHADRAGLENFVKTMNPRPEKVLCVHGDERSTQDLSSALYHDYNMRTFAPKNLETFRFL, encoded by the coding sequence ATGAGTACCGTAGAGCAGCAACTCGACGATTTGGAAGCAGAGATCACGAGCGAGTTACCGAGCGATATCTCGGTCTCCTCGGTGAAATACGAAGGGCCAGAACTGGTCGTCTACACGCGAGATCCGAAGAAGTTCGCCCAGAAGGGGGACCTGATCCGGAAGCTCGCGAGCAAGCTCCGCAAGCGGATCACGGTTCGACCCGACCCGAGCGTTCTCTCCCGCCCCAAAGAAGCGCGCGAGGAGATCATGGAGGTCATCCCCGACGAAGCGGGCGTGACCGACCTGGACTTCCACGCCGACACCGGCGAGGTCGTCATCGAGGCGGAGAAACCCGGGATGGTGATCGGTCGCCACGGGTCGACGCTCCGTGACATCACGAAGAACGTCGGCTGGACGCCCGAAGTCGTCCGTACGCCGCCGATCGAGTCCTCGACGGTCTCGAACGTCCGGAGCTTCCTCAAGCAGGAACGCGACGACCGCCGGGACATCTTAGAGAAGGTGGGCCGCCAGATCCACCGCGAGGAGATGTCCGACGACGAGTACGTCCGCATCACGACGCTGGGCTGCTGTCGCGAGGTCGGTCGGGCCTCCTTTATCCTCTCGACGCCCGAGACGCGCATTCTCGTCGACTGCGGCGACAAGCCCGGCGCGGAGGGCGAGGTGCCCTATCTCCACGCCCCCGAAGCGCTCGGTGCCGGTCCCGAGACGATCGACGCAGTCGTCCTCACACACGCCCACCTCGACCACTCCGCGCTCATTCCGCTACTCTTCAAGTACGGGTACGACGGCCCGATTTACTGTACCGAACCCACGCGGGACCTGATGGGACTGCTGACGCTCGACTATCTCGACGTCGCCGCCAAGGAAGGACGGACGCCCCCGTACGACTCCGAGCAGGTTCGGGAGGCGATCAAACACACGATCCCGCTCGAGTACGGCGACGTCACCGACATCGCGCCGGACGTCAAGCTCACGCTGCACAACGCCGGTCACATCCTCGGCTCCGCCGTCTCGCACTTCCACATCGGGGACGGTCTCTACAACGTCGCCTTCTCCGGCGACATCCACTACGAGGACACCCGGCTGTTCAACGGCGCGGTCAACGACTTCCCGCGCGTCGAGACGCTCGTGCTCGAGTCGACCTACGGCGGTCGCAACGACTACCAGACCGACCAGGAGGACTCCGAGGAGAAACTCAAGCGGGTCATCAACGAGACCTACGACCGCGGCGGCAAGGTCCTCATTCCGGCGTTCGCGGTCGGTCGCTCCCAGGAGATCATGCTCGTCCTCGAGGAGGCGATGCGCGAGGGCGATATTCCCTCGATGCCGGTCCACTTAGACGGGATGATCTGGGAGGCAACGGCGATCCACACGACCTACCCCGAGTACCTCCGGGACGACCTCCGTGATCGCATCTTCCACGAGGACGAGAACCCCTTCCTCGCCGACGAGTTCAACCACATCGACGGCGGCGAGGAGGAGCGACAGGACGTCGCCGACGGCGAACCCTGTATCATCCTCTCGACCTCGGGTATGGTCACCGGCGGCCCGATCATGTCCTGGCTCTCTCACATCGGTCCCGACCCGGACTCGACGCTGACGTTCGTCGGCTACCAGGCCCAGGGGACCCTCGGCCGACGCATCCAGAACGGCTGGGACGAGATCCCGACCAGCGAAGTCGGCGCGATGGGCAACGGCGGCGGCCGCGGCACCCTCCAGCTGAACGTCGACGTCGAGACCGTCGACGGCTTCTCCGGCCACGCCGACCGCGCCGGCCTCGAGAACTTCGTCAAGACGATGAACCCGCGCCCGGAGAAGGTGCTCTGTGTCCACGGGGACGAACGGTCGACCCAGGACCTCTCCTCGGCGCTGTACCACGACTACAACATGCGGACGTTCGCGCCGAAGAACCTCGAGACGTTCCGCTTCCTCTGA
- the mutS gene encoding DNA mismatch repair protein MutS: MDPALGPPEEMAEKRDELTPMMRQYHDLCERYDDALVLFQVGDFYETFCGAAERTARLLEVTLTSREDSTGEYPMTGIPIDNAESYIEDLLEAGYRVAVADQVEEPGESSGVVERAVTRVITPGTLTEDELLSSDDNNFVAAVARGAGGDGPTDRDADLALALLDVSTGDFLATSSASNEAIADEISRFDPAEAVVGPDVRTESGDAGSNANANADADADADADLFPKDCMVTPFDEAVFDRDRAAETVADYFGNPDSLLASDPEIRACGALLEYAEYARGSERDAEAKADDGGEDDRLEYLTHLTRYDPREYLLLDAVALRSLELFEPRAVRGRDEATLVGVLDETASALGGRKLRDWLRRPLLEPDRIEARLDAVEELKSGVRTREELQELLRDVYDLERLIGRISRERANARDLRSLRDTLAVVPDIRAELEDADCDRLRRLHAALDPLADVRGLIEDAIVADPPIEITEGGIIAEGYDGDLDDLRRTARDGKQWIDDLEERERERTGIDSLKVGYNSVHGYYIEVTNPNLDSVPDDYQRRQTLKNSERFVTPELKEREDEIVGAEERADELEYELFRDVRRTVADEVERVQDLADALATLDALVSLATVAAQYDYCRPETLEHERTEDGGLEIDIEGGRHPVVERTQESFVPNDAHLTEDRRLAVITGPNMSGKSTYMRQVAQIVLLAQVGSFVPAKSARLTPVDRIFTRVGASDDIAGGRSTFMVEMDELATILREADERSLVLLDEVGRGTSTADGMAIAQAITEHLHDAVGATTLFATHHHPLTEVADVLEDAFTLHFEVDQEDGEVVFRHEVAPGAATGSYGVEVATAAGVPESVVERSRELVAEAETEPVDPAKEEGEGEEEEEEEEEETRELDPEEVEGPELEPEPEPEPESEHAAETETTRATGAATTTTTATADGGDDPTDVAAELRALDLGHMTPVEALTELDRLKRLLEE, from the coding sequence ATGGATCCGGCGCTTGGCCCTCCCGAGGAGATGGCCGAGAAACGCGACGAACTGACGCCGATGATGCGGCAGTACCACGACCTCTGCGAGCGGTACGACGACGCACTCGTTCTTTTCCAGGTGGGGGACTTCTACGAGACCTTCTGCGGCGCGGCCGAACGCACCGCGCGCTTGCTCGAGGTGACCCTGACCAGCCGCGAGGATTCGACCGGCGAGTACCCGATGACCGGCATCCCGATCGACAACGCCGAGTCCTACATCGAGGACCTGCTGGAAGCCGGCTACCGGGTCGCGGTCGCCGACCAGGTCGAGGAGCCGGGCGAGTCCTCGGGCGTCGTCGAGCGGGCCGTCACGCGGGTCATCACGCCGGGGACGCTCACCGAGGACGAACTGCTCTCGAGCGACGACAACAACTTCGTGGCGGCGGTCGCCCGCGGGGCGGGCGGCGACGGCCCCACGGACCGCGACGCCGACCTTGCCCTCGCCCTGCTGGACGTCTCGACGGGCGACTTCCTCGCGACGAGTTCGGCCTCGAACGAGGCGATCGCCGACGAGATCAGCCGGTTCGATCCGGCCGAGGCGGTCGTGGGGCCGGACGTGCGAACCGAGAGCGGAGACGCAGGTTCGAACGCGAACGCGAACGCCGACGCGGACGCGGACGCGGACGCGGACCTGTTCCCCAAGGACTGCATGGTCACCCCGTTCGACGAGGCGGTCTTCGACCGCGACCGGGCCGCCGAGACCGTCGCCGACTACTTCGGCAACCCCGACTCGCTGCTCGCGAGCGACCCCGAGATCCGGGCCTGCGGCGCGTTGCTCGAGTACGCCGAGTACGCCCGCGGCAGCGAACGCGACGCCGAGGCGAAGGCCGACGACGGGGGCGAGGACGACCGCCTCGAGTACCTCACCCACCTCACGCGGTACGATCCGCGGGAGTATCTGCTGCTGGACGCCGTTGCCCTCCGGAGCCTCGAACTGTTCGAACCCCGCGCGGTTCGGGGCCGGGACGAGGCGACGCTCGTGGGAGTTCTCGACGAAACCGCGAGCGCGCTCGGGGGCCGCAAGCTCCGTGACTGGCTCCGGCGGCCCCTGCTCGAGCCCGACCGGATCGAGGCCCGGCTCGACGCCGTCGAGGAGCTGAAAAGCGGAGTTCGGACCCGGGAGGAACTGCAGGAACTCCTGCGGGACGTCTACGACCTCGAGCGGCTGATCGGCCGGATCTCACGCGAGCGGGCGAACGCCCGGGACCTGCGCTCGCTGCGGGACACGCTCGCGGTCGTACCGGACATCCGGGCCGAACTCGAGGACGCGGACTGCGACCGACTCCGGCGGCTTCACGCGGCACTCGATCCGCTCGCGGACGTCCGCGGACTGATCGAGGACGCGATCGTCGCGGACCCGCCGATCGAGATCACCGAGGGTGGGATCATCGCCGAGGGGTACGACGGGGACTTAGACGACCTCCGCCGGACTGCCCGCGACGGCAAGCAGTGGATCGACGACCTGGAGGAACGGGAGCGCGAACGCACCGGGATCGACTCGCTGAAGGTCGGCTACAACTCGGTCCACGGCTACTACATCGAGGTGACGAACCCGAACCTCGATTCCGTCCCCGACGACTACCAGCGTCGACAGACGCTGAAGAACTCCGAGCGGTTCGTCACGCCGGAACTCAAGGAACGGGAAGACGAGATCGTCGGCGCCGAGGAACGGGCGGACGAACTCGAGTACGAACTGTTCCGCGACGTCCGGAGGACGGTCGCCGACGAGGTCGAGCGGGTGCAGGACCTGGCCGACGCACTCGCGACCCTCGATGCGCTCGTCTCGCTCGCGACGGTCGCCGCGCAGTACGACTACTGCCGGCCGGAGACCCTCGAGCACGAGCGGACGGAAGACGGAGGCCTCGAGATCGATATCGAGGGCGGACGGCACCCGGTCGTCGAGCGAACCCAGGAGTCGTTCGTGCCGAACGACGCGCACCTGACCGAGGACCGCCGGCTGGCGGTCATCACCGGCCCCAACATGTCGGGGAAGTCGACCTACATGCGCCAGGTCGCCCAGATCGTGCTGCTGGCCCAGGTCGGGAGCTTCGTCCCCGCGAAGTCCGCGCGGCTGACGCCCGTCGATCGGATCTTTACCCGCGTCGGGGCCAGCGACGACATCGCGGGCGGGCGCTCGACGTTCATGGTCGAGATGGACGAACTCGCAACCATTCTGCGGGAAGCCGACGAGCGCTCGCTGGTCCTGCTGGACGAGGTCGGCCGCGGCACGTCGACGGCCGACGGAATGGCCATCGCGCAGGCGATCACCGAACACCTCCACGACGCGGTCGGTGCGACGACGCTGTTCGCGACCCACCACCACCCCCTGACAGAGGTGGCCGACGTCCTCGAGGACGCCTTTACGCTGCACTTCGAGGTCGATCAGGAAGACGGTGAGGTCGTCTTCCGACACGAGGTCGCGCCCGGCGCGGCGACGGGTTCGTACGGCGTCGAGGTCGCGACGGCGGCGGGCGTCCCGGAGTCGGTCGTAGAGCGGTCGCGGGAACTGGTCGCCGAGGCGGAGACGGAGCCCGTAGACCCCGCGAAGGAAGAAGGGGAAGGGGAAGAGGAAGAGGAAGAGGAAGAGGAAGAAACTCGAGAGCTCGATCCGGAGGAGGTCGAGGGACCGGAACTCGAACCGGAACCGGAACCAGAACCGGAATCGGAACACGCCGCCGAAACCGAGACGACGCGGGCCACCGGGGCCGCGACCACAACCACGACTGCGACCGCGGACGGTGGCGACGATCCGACCGACGTGGCCGCCGAACTCCGCGCGCTCGACCTCGGCCACATGACGCCCGTCGAGGCGCTGACGGAACTGGATCGGCTGAAACGGCTGCTCGAGGAGTGA
- a CDS encoding ABC transporter permease codes for MHRERLENVAFRAGYGAVLAFLLLPLVVVVVTSFSKAGRIAFPPESYSLVWYGEFFGSARWIGAFVNSLVVGVGTALLATLLGVLGAFGQELEADGGDGIVGTVLVPIVLLPLLIPPVILGITLLLYFNEVGLRGSYTSIVLAHTLWATPLVYFVMRSVFSRFDWQQLDAAHDLGAGPVRSFVHVVLPNVKHGIFVGGLLAFIISLQEFVMALFLSTPSTETIPVLAWTEIRQALDPMVSVVSTFLIVISIAAIALAALVTNLEWVSRQLS; via the coding sequence TTGCATAGGGAGCGCCTCGAGAACGTCGCGTTCCGCGCCGGCTACGGCGCGGTGCTTGCGTTCCTGCTGTTGCCGCTGGTGGTGGTCGTCGTCACCTCGTTCTCGAAGGCGGGACGGATCGCCTTCCCGCCCGAGAGCTACTCGCTCGTCTGGTACGGCGAGTTCTTCGGGAGCGCCCGCTGGATCGGCGCGTTCGTCAACAGCCTCGTCGTCGGCGTCGGCACGGCGCTGCTGGCGACGCTTCTGGGCGTCCTCGGCGCGTTCGGCCAGGAACTCGAGGCCGACGGCGGCGACGGGATCGTGGGCACGGTACTGGTGCCGATCGTCCTGCTCCCGCTGTTGATCCCGCCGGTGATCCTCGGGATCACCCTGTTGCTGTACTTCAACGAGGTCGGGCTACGGGGGTCGTACACGAGCATCGTCCTGGCGCACACGCTGTGGGCGACGCCGCTCGTCTACTTCGTGATGCGGTCGGTGTTCAGCCGCTTCGACTGGCAGCAACTGGACGCGGCCCACGACCTCGGCGCGGGGCCGGTACGGTCGTTCGTCCACGTCGTCCTACCGAACGTGAAACACGGCATCTTCGTGGGCGGCCTGCTCGCCTTTATCATCAGCCTCCAGGAGTTCGTGATGGCGCTGTTCCTGTCGACGCCGTCGACGGAGACGATCCCGGTGCTCGCGTGGACGGAGATCCGGCAGGCGCTCGATCCGATGGTCAGCGTCGTTTCGACGTTCCTGATCGTTATCTCCATCGCCGCGATCGCGCTCGCCGCGCTCGTGACGAACCTCGAGTGGGTCTCGAGACAGTTGTCCTGA
- a CDS encoding CHY zinc finger protein yields the protein MSERTPVRGVDVDPDTRCAHYHTDRDVVAFKFACCETYYPCFRCHEEVADHEAVPWPRARFDEPSVLCGVCRSEFAVPGYLEADYRCPSCDAAFNPGCAAHADLYFETDD from the coding sequence GTGTCCGAACGCACTCCCGTCCGCGGCGTCGACGTCGATCCCGACACCCGATGTGCCCACTACCATACCGACCGCGACGTCGTCGCGTTCAAGTTCGCCTGCTGCGAGACGTACTACCCCTGCTTTCGCTGTCACGAGGAGGTCGCCGACCACGAGGCGGTGCCGTGGCCTCGAGCGCGCTTCGATGAACCCTCCGTGCTCTGTGGCGTCTGCCGGAGCGAGTTCGCCGTGCCGGGGTACCTCGAGGCGGACTACCGCTGTCCGTCGTGTGACGCGGCGTTCAATCCCGGCTGTGCTGCCCACGCCGATCTGTACTTCGAGACCGACGACTGA